AGAATGCACCGGTACTCTGCATGCTATCTGTAAAATCTGCAGCTGCTGATCATGATATTAATTGTCATTCTAGAGGAAATGAATCCCACATCTCGCCACAGTCACAACAATAAACATCTCCTAATCTCCAGACGTAACATGTAACATGTCCACATGTAAAAATAGGATTGCTTTTACACTACATTGACCTTGATGTGCCCTCTGCCCTGTCTCAGCGGGACCCAGGTGTGTCTGTGGAGCGAGAACGGCTCCCATGCCGACGTGGTGGGCCTCGACGACAAAGGCTTCCTGTAGGTGCACTCTGAGGAGCAGGGTTTGGTCTCCTTGCAGGCTAATGGCAACTCCTTCGACATGCTGAGGAACCTGGTGGTCATCAAGCAACGCTAGGACCCTGTAAGGACCCCTATGGAGTATGCCCACCTGGTTGCCTGAAAGGCATTTTAGCCAGTGGCATCATGAAAGAAGATTAGCCAGCTCCTTCATAGCTTGAGTCGGAGATACACTAACTGTTTGTGAGAGGATCTCACACAACTAATCTGCTAGGTAAAATTACTACTTacatttttgtattgtttttttgcTAGTTAGAATAAGTAATTTACTCTATCAAACTTATTTGCAAGTAAAAATACAAATTTTCTCTTATTTTACTTGATAGATTGGCTGAAGCTTATTTGGAGCCTAAAACAATTGAATCTTTTTTTTATACCATCCCATAGTATTTAGGAAGCTTTATTTAGGTCAATCTGAAGTTGGCCTGTTTagtatagtgtggtggtagtggaaTTACTTGAGTAGTTCATATTACACTATCAAATTATAATTGGCAGCTACAGGATTTCTAAAATACAGTCATTTATGAAGAATACAAAATTAGTCATTCACCAAATTCACTTATATTATGCTATACAATAGCATGATTTAAGTATTATTTAACAGTTATCTTGTTCAAAGGTTGTAAAATCAAAATGTCAACACTGATTATTTCCTTTTGTAATGTAGTATTCCATGTAATATCTTTAGTTACAACACTCAAAGACTATTGAGAAGGTGCTAGCTGTCGACAACAGTATTTCTTTCCAGAGGTATTGACATGAGGGCTATTAACATGTTAAAACACGTCTTTAACGTGTCGCTTGGAAATGTACCAAATCTGATTTGCGTAAAGACGTTATGATGCTATTGACATGGGAGGTCACACTTAGATGCAAATGCATTCACTAAGTGCAAACACATTGTGATAGACTGCCCGAAGGCTGACTCCTATCCCAACTGCTGGACTGTTAAGCATTGGTTTCTACTGAGCTACAGGCTAAACGAAGTCTGTTGCACTGAGTCATGTATTAACTTGTGTTATCATAGAACTTCGTCAATTTGAGAACTATACCATATTTACTTTAAACCTTACTTTTGATGTTTTGGAGGATTGATATTTGGTTAGATAGAGTTTTTTTTACTCTTTAGGACAGGCTTCCTTTAAGTTTCAGAGACTATAATTGATACTCAATGACTGACAAGATACATATTTGTAAGATAAAGAGATGATCTGTATATTTGATAACACACATAATTGATGTAAAACATCAGCACTCTATAACTATGTAATTATGTGATAAAGGAATACTGGTTGCACTTAAAAGTTATGTGGTAACCTTTGAAGTGTCAATGATATAACTTGTCCTTCCAATAAGAGCAACACTATTATTCAAACACTATACTGAAATAAATAGATATACTGGACTTAGACTGGGATCTATCATTTTTCTGATACCTTTGCATGGGTATGAGGGTGTAGACACATTTAATGAATACCCCTAGAGCAAAATTGGCTTTCAAGTCCGCTTCAAAATAATGCTGTTTGCAACAACGCAGTCTCCCATCTTAAGGCCTGTCGTTGGACAACAAAAAGGGGCCTCTCAAACGAAAGGAAGGAGGGTTCCTATTGCTCTCTTtgctctccctttcccttcttcATGCTCCTTGAGCTGTACTAAAGAGAAAAACACTGTTGATTGAGTCCAGCTTTGCCCAGCAGTGGCtgtggagtgggagagggagggggaagcagATTCCCTCCGCCTCCCGGTGGGGGagtgatgaggtgtgggagaGCCCTTTGGTGCAGGTGGCCAGTAGGGAGAGGGAATGGCTCGGGGGGGTCTTCAACTGTGTTGGGCTTACTCCAATGGTCCTAAATGACACTTCATTTGTCTTCAGCACCTCAGGCCTTGGGCTCATCTCTGCTAGATTAGGTGAAAATATGCATGCAAACTCCACAAACTGGACACAGCCCTCACCTCATTACAAGCTCATTCCCCCTTCTCAGGTTTTAGGAAATATACCCAATATGGTTTCATCAAAGATTATGTAGGCTAACAGAGTGGGTATTCAATGGCAACATTGAGGTATTGACAGTGCCTGGTTGTATGAATACTGTGTTACTTATTGAGGCATCACCGTAGTCCTCTGAATGCTGATTAAAACAACTGGATTCCAATGTAGCGATTTTGATCAATGGAGATTTAGGTCTTAGCTGCACCGTGCTGATGTAGCTGAtgatgtgtgcatgcatgtacaCTGTAGTATCCACTATAAAGACAATCCTGAGTTTCTCAAGTCTAAAGTTCATTAAGTAAATAGCTTACCTCTGGATCCATAAATAGCGCCTCCTCGATATCCTATTAAACAATTTCAGTGGCAGGTCTCAAGGGTCAAAATTGATATATCCTGTTTAATATTGGCTGCATAATATCAAATCTCAATCCAGCCTCCCCAGGGACACAGCAGAGCCCTTTAGCTCACCTTCAAATATCAGAGCTTGTCTTCAAGAAAAACAACACTCTGTTTTAAAGGGTAATAAGATAGGAATCCTTGGTGTCTTTTTACGCTAATTCTGTATTCTGTAAGTTATACAAAAACAGAACGAAAGATGGAATAAAGGATTTTCTGCTGGTCTGCTGAAGTTTTTAATACAAGCGTTCTGCCATGTGTACTGGTTAGATACGGAATGGTTGACTGACTATTCATATCCCATCGTGATGAAACCTGAACAAAGACTAGCAGTGAAAAAAGCATATAGAGTGGACATACTGAATGTCACTGAAGGGGCTTTGAAAACTACTGGAAGGTGTATTGTTGTATTTCAATATTTGAATCTCTCTTTGAAACATGAAAATACCCAGTGGTTACTTGtaatgttgtttttgtgtgttacTTTTTCTCATATTTTTCCATGAAGCACAAATAACACAATGGTTCTTTTAGGATGCTTTAGAAATAGCTGGGAGCATAATTGATAGACACTGATGtcgcaaaacattaggaacacctgctctttgcatgactgactgaccaggtgaaagctatgatcccttatcgatgtcacttgttaaatccacttcaaatcagtgtagatgaaggggaggagacatgttaaagaaggatttttaagccttgagacaattgaaacatggattgtgtatgtgtgccattcagaaggtgaatgggcaagacaaaagattgaggtgcctttgaacagggtatggtagtaggtaccaggcacaccggtttgagtgtgtcatgaactgcaatgctgctgggtttttcatgtacAACAGTTTCCCTCCCgtgtgtatcaggaatggtccaccatctaaaggacatccagcaaacttgaGTCAACAtgagcatccctgtggaacgcttgacaccttgtagagtccatgccacaACTGTTACAGGCttatttttttccatttatgttttgaggttggactttagtatgtatagctcgttagcacgtaGGTCGCACCGACTGATGTCACTTCGTTAGTTAGTATGTATTGCACCTGTGCTGGTTGCCATCTCGTTAATGGGAAGGTGcttcacctgtgctggcccaggtgctatttaagagtggctggcctaGTGCTCCAGGTATGTTGATAGATGCGAagggttaacacctttagttgGCTTTCCCTATTTGGATTTCTAGAAAAACAATCCTTTATCTGATTTCCCTGATTTAGTTTTGCTccacctttttggtttgcttcccgtctttaagtttggtgtggatttttattttgtttgcctcttcttgggcGAACtgagtgggcgctcatggtgggtgtcttttaggttccAGGTGTTTTTGTAAGTCAACTTTTAGTGGACAcacccatgagtgtctttcaggaCCACTCCTAAAACCCTGCCTGTTTCATCTTGGTTGTTGGTCAGTGACTCTGTTAGTTCCCTGTTCTGTTTGAGCGACAATATTTGggttttcttgctggggaacgtaacacaatgaattgaggctgttctgagggcaaaaggtggtgcaactcaataggTGGTCCTACTGTTTTGTACGCTCAGTGTACACTACAAGTAGATGTGGATCTCTGGCTGGGTAGGTgaactgttgccattttgaaTCATttaatgtgtctgaaggtacaaactctgcccTACTGgtgggcccagagagcaaatcaagtgtactgtaggcctaccgctTGCCAATCGGGTGGCTCAGTTTATCGTGTCTGCAGGAATGTAGCAGGCATCATTTAAATACAGCAAAGtggatactgtgagatttcaaaaagtTTAAAATGACTATGGAGAGACTGTCAAaaaaatacagcaaagagctgctgtttttatgattGAGTTCATGTTTAAATTCTTACTCAGCTCTGTCAACACTTTgtgttcaacacttttataagccataaaatgtgtgtttttcctatttccactcagtgCTACAACAAGTACTGCAGTAGTAATGAATGATtaggaaagtgtatctataggcttgcgttgttgtttttattatttatttggtcagtgtcagtggaggaaagggagagcggagggatattgagaggcggaccctcagtctgctgctctctccctctgctgagactgaccatcagatgcagacACCATCATACCAGTAAAAGTAATACAGTCAACAgatctattaccggtgtgatcatatagcctacctcaagtTGGGAAATATAACTTTAAAAAATGTCCCTAACAACAATGCAtcggcagggcaattcaagcagtCAATATCTGTGATGATGTATTGGACCTATgacttactgcacaaacctcattgctacagtactgttttaaaTTGGTTAACGTTGCATCAGTTTAAgtttaaataatggattttttCAATCTGAatggtagatctcggcttgcattttgactcagaaagtgatcttgacttaaaggttggtgaccactgttctttCCCTgataacactatcaacgtttccctttcctgtggcaattgtgatctaATCAACTCAAAtgttagccactttcaatgcaccATACTGAAACAAAACGAACTATGCAAGATATTTTGTTGTAGGTATAAAGCATCGGcataggattctattgcattgacacgcaCAACTCAGCCCGTACTCCACACAGACCGGTGTGGCAtaaacaatcagagctgcagtaggcctacatgcaaatagaccattgccgtatatggatctgtgccatttactttgaactggactgtgtttacagcatgagcggccGTGAATAGTAAtagcttgttttgagatcaaagcgagtgttgtatgtagccacgtgtgcacattttgttcatatcctttgctagttagtgagttattagccccgTTATAGATCATtttagtcagcaataggggagtgattgcttcctacaagagcacgaAACATGTACATTTCTGAAAAGGGAGTCGGGTAAATAGTTGTTTTTTGTCTTaatggggcagtgttgtatttttagacaggcttgaataagctaagtactgtagccaatagacagagggtagcataatttggtCTGACTCtatgtaataatggtatgggaataataatgcattttattttgtgaagtggtttcttgcatcaaacaacacaacagtcACCTCCTTGTATGAAGGACAaatggataaacaggttaatgtcaagccctgcatgtttttttaatcaaaagtctcatggaatgtaggcatAAATTGatcaccctgaagaaggcacagtgatacCGAAACATTGGTGGTTTACCCAATAAATGACGGGGAGTTTATAGATAGAGTGTGCGACTCTTTGTTTTTATAGCATTCagtgaacaccacacattggctgctactgtaggctcaATGATGTTAAAGTGTTATGAGATGgcttttctccattgtttttgatggtaggcaaCTCTGGTAgccctacattatgatcaaatagccacagtagcctacttggccactgttaaaactggaaatcaaagtgggtacagcctcagtgttcacagtaaatgtgcgctggaagttgcacagaatctTCGGAACGTTCAAGTTTTGTGCTCAgtagacctgaaatttgctcaacGCTGTAAAACATTTGAGGGTGCAGTGGTCCTAAGGGAAATTTGGAGGGGTGTATGGATACAGAAGACCACAGTGGATAGACAGTTTCTTGTAGTCATTGGGAGAACACACTCCCACATACACAGACATTTGGAGGGCCCATTTGACCAGGTTGATGGGATATAGGCAGGAGGACATAAAGGTGTATTTCAAGATTACATCACAGAAGAAAGTGAGGTTATATGTACCTATTATATAAAAGTGTTTGTAAATTCTGACATTTACATGTGCTTGATATCACAGCAATGTCCAAACCTCTTCAATAACCAGATGATATCCACTATGCATTCTGAAGAATAAAGAAGAGCTGAAAATAGCCATGGACAACGACTGTCTGGCAGGACATTTCATTTGAATTGTTCATTCAGAATTAAAGCAAACTACCgtgttttatttcatttaattttccCCAATGCAGTTGACATTTTTCTCATTATACATGTTAGATCCTGGTTTTCTTCATAAATAAGCAAGCTGCTATGTGTTGCACAATAATAAATATACACATTGTGTTTCCGATCTCTGCCATTGATATAATTGACCAAATTATTTAATGTTAACTTCAAAAGAGGGTGAACAATATTTACCCTCATTCATGTTTGCAAGAAAGTGTCCACGTTCAATACTTTTGCGTCTGTCATTTCCCCATTCAATATACAAGGTAGGGAGTGACAGCATGTATTATTTTGTGCTGGCATATCTTATGCCCTTTTTAATGTCGCTGTCACAAAAAAAGAAGTGCATTGGAAACCGTTTGCACTTAAACTAGCTTGCAAATTGGGTTGAAATCATGCTACATTCAATCTAAATGCTGCTTTTTTAGACCATTTGATAGTATCTTCTTGTTCAGGTCAGTTATGATTGGTGCTTCTGAGTTACAACATTAGAGGGGTGTATTCTTCACAGGCAATTTGTACCTCAAATGatgtactgtgtcatggctcaaAGGTCCTTGAGATTTTGTCAAAATAAATGGCTTTGAACTAGAATGTGACAATGCATTTATGCTATTGGATAAACAGTAtgcaaaaatataatataatcaaGAAACCTGAAATTACTGGCTCCTTAGAGGAGTCTGACGTTGGCTTATTTGCGTAGAAAACATCTGAAAAACAAAAATGGAGAGCCATGTGGAGGTCTTAACCAGACAGGGTCCCCAGAAAGTGACTCGACTTCTGGCTGACACGGTTACATAGTCACTGATACAGCTTCTGTTCATTGTCTGTGTTTCTGACCAAAAAGGCTGAAGTCTCAGGGTGTCTGTCCCTCCTTGTCCTTCGACCCCCAAGCTGTGTCACCTCTCGTTGGTGATGATGACGGACGTGCCGATGTAATGAGGAATCTCCCTGTGGATCTCAGGGGaggagctggaggcagggctttggCTCTTGTAGTCGTAAGAACCCATTTCGTCGCCACGGTAACCGTAGCTGTCTGTCAAGTGGCCGAGGGCAGCATAGGGCGGGGCCTGGAAGGAGCTGTGTTTGGCCAAGACGTGGTGGAGGTTCAAAGACACGTACGGAGCCTGGGTCGGAAGGCCTACCCCGACTCCCATCCCAACTCCAACCCCCATCCacatcctcctttcctcctcccccgcCTCAGGATCCAACATCTTGGGGCTCCCCCGCTCCCCATTGCTGTCCGTGTGCTCCAGGGGGCCGGTGGCACTGTGGCTGTAGGGGGATTCCATCATACACAGCCTCCTGCGCTGCTCCAGGACCACCTGCATGGGGAAGGGTTGGCCCAGGCCATGGAAGGACCGGGACTGCTCGCAGCTCACCTTCCCCAGCACAGAGTTACTCAGCAGGGGACAGGACAACAGCTTCTCCCCTCCTACACAACCACTCCCCTCGGAGGCCTTGTGGAGGTAGTCTCGACTGAACGGCAGCTTGCTGTCCTCTTTAGTAGCCTGTGACTGGGAGTGCAGGCGGTCCTCTGTGGTCTTGCTCTGGCCAAGCGTGTGATGCTCATAGGGCTCTTCCTTGAACCTGCTGTTAGGGCGCGGGGTTGAGCAGCTGGAGAAGCCATCATGAAGGGGCTCGCAGGGGGGGTACCTCCTGCTCGCCGCGGGGCCTGTCGTGGAGAAATTAAACTCTACGGTGAGATTCGGACTAAAATGCTTCAGTGAAACTGAGCTAAAACGCTATCTTGAGAAGGATTAGGGTTTAACAGGCACATCAGAGGAGCAGTGCAGCACACACTCCGTTTCTCCAATGCTACAGTCAGAAATGATTTTTCATGTTTTTCATGAACATTTCTGACCTGAGAACAAAAAGGGAAAAGGCGTAAAAGATAGAGCACTTTAAAGTGACAGTTCCATACCTGAATATGCTGCTGTGGTGGCTGTGGTAATGGAACACGATGCAGCGAATGGTCTCAGGATGTGAGCAGGGTTAGTACCATGGTGGATTTTGGCGTTGGCACAGCTCCACCGCCCATCGCCCCCTCGACCCTGCAGGGAGCTGAGCAGCTGCTGGGCTGCCAGGccaggggaagacagggagggtGAGGCGGAGGAAGAACCCTGGGTGTGTCGCAACCTCCTCTGGGAGTCCGTGTGGGGTAGGTGTCCATAGGGGTAGGGGAAGGAGAGGCCATAGGAGGCGTTGCTACTACACAGGACCTCTCCAGCCTCTGGGCCTCCAGAGGGGCCTGAGATCTGACCGTGACAGGGGTTCAGGGGGTAGGGGGTGCTCTCCTTCCAACTTCCTCCCAGGGGGGAGCAGTCTGGCTTGTCTGGGTGGTAGGTGCTGTTGGGCTGGAGGTGGAGGCAGTAGACAACAGATTATGGTGGTGTTGTTATTTTATAACATAGACAGGCAATGAAGACAGTGTTGTGTACAGTTCATTTGTCAAGCTAAGACAAAAAATCAAGTCCTACTTGTTATATTTTTGGGATAACTATGGAGAGGATATTTCATGAATTTTCAAAAGGAAAGTTACTGATTGTGAATACAATGCAAAAGGTCATTGCGTTGAGGAGTTTGCAGTGTCTCCTTTTTTCCCAAGCTGGATAAAGCTATTCATTCTGATATCTTAGTACGTATGaaagtacaggtacagtatgtaggttactgtgtgtgtactACACTGCATATGAACTGTATCAGTAATCCAGTGTGAGGAGCAATAGTCTGTCGTACCTGAGGGTAGGGGGCTGTTTTGAGTTTGCTCTTGATCTTGACTGCTTTGGTTTTGAGTTGTTTGCAGAGGTCCTGAGAGGAGGCCAGGCCAGTCTTAAAGGCTAAGCTGGGTTTGGCCGCTCGACTCTGCTCCTGAGACAGCTGCATGTCTTTATACTCTACGTCCCTGTGGAGGGACATACATACAGCTTGGattagcatcacacacacacatgttataTCCTCCACACGTCAGCCCTGCACTACGCTTGGCCAACACATACTTTATCCTCAGGAAAGAAGAGCACTACATTTCGTACTATGTAACATACACAGACAAACCGGG
Above is a window of Oncorhynchus tshawytscha isolate Ot180627B linkage group LG30, Otsh_v2.0, whole genome shotgun sequence DNA encoding:
- the LOC112228492 gene encoding single-minded homolog 2-like → MKEKSKNAAKTRREKENGEFYELAKLLPLPSAITSQLDKASIIRLTTSYLKMRAVFPDGLGEAWGQPTRISPLDNMAKELGSHLLQTLDGFVFVVASDGKIMYISETASVHLGLSQVELTGNSIFEYIHPSDHDEMTAVLSAHQPLHHHFLQEYEMERSFFLRMKCVLAKRNAGLTCGGYKVIHCSGYLKIRQYVMDMALYDTCYQIVGLVAVGHSLPPSGITEIKLHSNMFMFRASLDLKLIFLDSRVAELTGYEPQDLIEKTLYHHVHGCDVFHLRFAHHLLLVKGQVTTKYYRMLSKHGGWVWVQSYATIVHNSRSSRPHCIVSVNYVLTDVEYKDMQLSQEQSRAAKPSLAFKTGLASSQDLCKQLKTKAVKIKSKLKTAPYPQPNSTYHPDKPDCSPLGGSWKESTPYPLNPCHGQISGPSGGPEAGEVLCSSNASYGLSFPYPYGHLPHTDSQRRLRHTQGSSSASPSLSSPGLAAQQLLSSLQGRGGDGRWSCANAKIHHGTNPAHILRPFAASCSITTATTAAYSGPAASRRYPPCEPLHDGFSSCSTPRPNSRFKEEPYEHHTLGQSKTTEDRLHSQSQATKEDSKLPFSRDYLHKASEGSGCVGGEKLLSCPLLSNSVLGKVSCEQSRSFHGLGQPFPMQVVLEQRRRLCMMESPYSHSATGPLEHTDSNGERGSPKMLDPEAGEEERRMWMGVGVGMGVGVGLPTQAPYVSLNLHHVLAKHSSFQAPPYAALGHLTDSYGYRGDEMGSYDYKSQSPASSSSPEIHREIPHYIGTSVIITNER